A portion of the Segatella copri DSM 18205 genome contains these proteins:
- a CDS encoding Rpn family recombination-promoting nuclease/putative transposase, translating to MVMKYLDPKADLTFKKIFGNHPKRLISLLNALLPLSDEEQIREIKYLPTELVPQLEGGKNTIVDVLCTDVRGRKFCVEMQMEWSDAFQQRVLFNASKLYVSQAKKGGKYSELQPVYSLNLINDIFAHDTPDFIHNYRIVHDKDSNKVIEGLHFTFIELPKFTPHSIADKRMMVLWLRFLTEINSNTKDIPSDLLNDPEIGKAVEELEISGFSDAELRAYDKFWDSVSVERTLLDDRYQKGMEEGMAEGMEKGRAEGKHEANTETAQRLLAMGLSAEQVAKATQLPLEIIKNLSNT from the coding sequence ATGGTTATGAAGTACTTAGATCCCAAGGCAGACCTTACGTTCAAGAAGATATTCGGCAATCATCCTAAAAGACTAATCAGTCTTCTGAACGCCCTCCTGCCACTCAGCGACGAGGAGCAGATACGCGAAATCAAGTATCTGCCTACAGAACTTGTGCCCCAGCTCGAAGGGGGCAAGAACACCATAGTGGATGTACTCTGCACGGATGTCAGAGGCAGGAAGTTCTGCGTGGAAATGCAGATGGAATGGTCTGACGCATTCCAGCAGCGAGTACTGTTCAATGCATCCAAGCTCTATGTGAGTCAGGCAAAAAAGGGAGGCAAATACAGCGAACTGCAACCAGTGTATTCTCTCAACCTGATAAATGATATCTTTGCGCATGATACTCCGGATTTCATCCACAACTACCGCATCGTGCACGATAAGGACAGCAATAAGGTCATCGAGGGCTTGCATTTCACCTTCATAGAACTCCCTAAGTTCACTCCTCATTCCATTGCCGACAAGCGCATGATGGTATTGTGGCTCCGTTTCCTCACAGAAATCAATTCCAATACGAAGGATATTCCTTCAGATCTGCTCAATGACCCAGAGATTGGAAAAGCCGTAGAGGAACTGGAGATTTCCGGTTTCTCGGATGCCGAGCTCAGAGCCTACGATAAGTTTTGGGATTCCGTAAGCGTTGAAAGAACCCTTCTGGATGACAGATATCAGAAAGGAATGGAAGAAGGCATGGCGGAAGGTATGGAGAAAGGTAGAGCAGAAGGCAAGCATGAGGCCAACACAGAAACAGCACAACGATTGCTGGCAATGGGACTTTCTGCCGAACAGGTTGCCAAAGCTACCCAGCTACCTTTGGAAATCATTAAGAATCTGAGCAATACATAA
- a CDS encoding endo-1,4-beta-xylanase: MKLKNINFGLGLVALLALSSCADDKFSEYRTDMTKNLKEYQYLNNYEPLKKYVEDMKASGKCNPDFKLGIALAAPDFNKQELVYCLAGSNFEEMTAGNAMKYASCVKDDGTFDFNTVKDFVTNAKDAGLTIYGHTLAWHSQQNKTYLSKLIADKEIQVDPSQKEEKTDYQLDCSTLTKYDWFDPSASSVTTEWNKDGAVVITNPEPIEPFYKLQYWLVNGISLDEGKDYKLTIECKAEGASDANIHFKLGDWNVAEQQFTIPVGKGYQKVVLSVSPKMANNGIMFQHGDFAGKIYWKSITISHMETPVMEIPSTVAKLDFEGEESLGGWGMDHTPENVNGVCQVGNDAAKSADWNAQVNFEPGFIFENGTTYHLKMKIKGSVAGQFGALFQNPDGYKPCGNFQNISVTKDWKEVDVTAKCNGDGASRLLLNIGLYAGTLYIDDFEVYITKSANSIPLTDEEKKSLLTDAMGKWIDGMMEATDGYVTSWDVVNEALSGDDKDGDGKYDLQHAATASADDKKNCFYWQDYLGDIDYVRTAVAAARKSFAAHNGDPDKLKLFINDYNLESDWDENAKLESLKKWIDDWEADGVTKIDGIASQMHITCYADPNTQKSKKDHIVKMLELMAESGKLCKISELDMGYVDAAGNKLTYDQMTEEQHKEMRDLYTFVLQKYFEIIPIDQQYGITQWCATDSPKDSGWRPGEPTGLWDLNYLRKHTYAGFAAGLGAPEYWNDAK; encoded by the coding sequence ATGAAATTGAAAAATATTAATTTTGGTTTAGGCTTGGTAGCTCTCTTGGCTTTGTCATCATGTGCTGATGACAAGTTCTCGGAGTACAGAACTGATATGACCAAGAACTTGAAGGAATATCAGTATCTTAACAACTACGAGCCTTTGAAGAAATATGTCGAAGACATGAAGGCTTCTGGCAAGTGCAATCCCGACTTTAAGTTGGGTATTGCACTGGCTGCGCCCGACTTCAACAAACAGGAGCTTGTATATTGCTTGGCTGGTAGCAACTTCGAGGAGATGACAGCAGGCAACGCCATGAAGTATGCTTCTTGTGTAAAAGATGATGGAACCTTTGACTTTAATACTGTTAAGGATTTCGTTACAAATGCAAAGGATGCAGGTTTGACCATCTATGGTCATACGCTTGCTTGGCATTCTCAGCAGAACAAGACGTATCTTAGTAAACTTATTGCAGATAAGGAAATTCAGGTAGATCCTAGTCAGAAGGAAGAGAAGACAGATTATCAGCTTGATTGCTCTACACTGACAAAATATGATTGGTTTGATCCTTCTGCTTCTTCTGTAACTACAGAGTGGAACAAAGATGGTGCTGTGGTCATAACCAATCCGGAGCCGATTGAACCTTTCTATAAACTCCAATATTGGTTGGTCAATGGAATCTCTTTGGATGAGGGAAAGGATTATAAACTGACCATAGAATGTAAGGCTGAAGGCGCATCTGATGCCAACATCCATTTTAAGTTAGGTGATTGGAATGTTGCTGAGCAACAATTCACGATTCCTGTAGGTAAAGGATATCAGAAAGTTGTTTTGTCTGTATCTCCAAAAATGGCAAATAATGGCATTATGTTCCAACATGGAGACTTTGCTGGTAAGATTTATTGGAAGTCTATCACAATTTCACACATGGAAACTCCTGTTATGGAAATCCCTTCAACTGTGGCTAAGCTTGATTTTGAAGGAGAGGAGTCTCTAGGTGGTTGGGGTATGGATCATACTCCTGAGAATGTGAATGGAGTTTGCCAAGTTGGTAATGATGCAGCTAAAAGCGCAGACTGGAATGCTCAGGTTAATTTTGAGCCTGGATTTATATTCGAAAATGGTACAACTTATCATTTGAAGATGAAAATCAAAGGTTCTGTAGCTGGTCAATTTGGTGCTCTATTTCAGAATCCTGACGGTTATAAGCCTTGCGGTAATTTCCAGAACATTTCTGTTACTAAGGATTGGAAGGAAGTGGATGTCACAGCTAAGTGTAATGGTGATGGTGCTTCTCGCTTGCTCTTAAATATCGGATTGTATGCCGGTACACTCTATATTGATGACTTTGAGGTTTATATCACGAAGTCTGCTAATTCCATTCCTCTTACGGATGAAGAGAAGAAATCTCTTCTTACTGATGCAATGGGCAAGTGGATTGATGGTATGATGGAGGCTACTGATGGTTATGTTACATCATGGGATGTTGTGAACGAGGCCCTTTCTGGTGACGATAAAGATGGTGATGGCAAGTACGACTTGCAGCATGCTGCTACAGCTTCTGCTGACGACAAGAAGAACTGCTTCTACTGGCAGGATTACCTGGGTGACATTGATTATGTTCGCACTGCTGTAGCTGCAGCTCGCAAGAGTTTTGCCGCCCATAATGGTGACCCTGACAAATTGAAACTCTTCATCAATGATTATAACTTGGAGAGCGATTGGGACGAAAATGCCAAGCTGGAGAGTTTGAAGAAGTGGATCGATGATTGGGAGGCTGATGGTGTTACCAAGATTGATGGTATCGCATCTCAGATGCATATCACTTGCTATGCTGATCCTAACACTCAGAAAAGTAAGAAAGATCATATCGTCAAGATGTTGGAGTTGATGGCTGAAAGTGGCAAGCTTTGCAAGATTTCTGAACTTGATATGGGTTATGTTGATGCCGCTGGCAATAAATTAACTTATGATCAGATGACTGAGGAACAACACAAGGAAATGCGTGACCTCTACACCTTCGTTCTCCAGAAGTACTTCGAGATTATCCCTATTGATCAGCAGTATGGTATCACTCAGTGGTGTGCTACAGATTCTCCTAAGGATTCAGGTTGGCGTCCTGGTGAGCCTACTGGTCTCTGGGATCTCAACTATCTTCGCAAGCATACCTATGCAGGTTTCGCTGCAGGTCTTGGTGCTCCAGAATATTGGAACGATGCCAAGTAA
- a CDS encoding transposase, with protein sequence MAQSLSKIYIHLIFHIKSTSPQIRENDLERLHCYIGKLVKTAGCTEIKAGGIGDHVHVLFILSKDVTISEIVEEIKRNSSRWIKDLDPGYYHFFAWQGGYAAYSISQSVVDKTLQYIDNQKEHHSKHSFAEEYRAFLELYNVEYNEKFVFRD encoded by the coding sequence ATGGCGCAATCCTTATCAAAAATTTACATCCATTTGATTTTCCACATCAAATCAACGAGCCCCCAAATCCGTGAAAATGATTTGGAACGACTCCATTGTTATATCGGCAAACTTGTAAAGACAGCGGGATGTACCGAGATAAAGGCTGGTGGTATAGGCGATCATGTTCATGTATTGTTCATATTATCCAAAGATGTCACGATTTCCGAAATAGTTGAGGAAATCAAGCGAAACAGCAGTAGATGGATAAAGGACCTTGATCCGGGTTATTATCATTTTTTCGCATGGCAGGGTGGTTATGCCGCATATTCCATCAGTCAATCCGTTGTGGACAAAACATTGCAATATATTGACAATCAGAAAGAGCATCACAGCAAGCATTCGTTTGCAGAGGAATATAGAGCATTCTTGGAATTATATAATGTGGAATATAATGAAAAATTCGTGTTCCGGGATTAA
- a CDS encoding DUF6057 family protein, translating into MKDTKNNDRSRWMMAVGFMAALYIFWRYAYPCELAYHEQMQLFLWNGDYLMDRLTEPGGVARYLAEMLVQCYNNLPLGALLLALLMGGLQRITWLLMRRMGCKDGMRCYLLSFLPPIVMWAIMGDKDVMTTVPMALLLTEAMLLLMPSNIFSAWRPAIIYLLLLLTLGYWLVGPMAIWAAMCLVAYALCRQKDKQNWAMGLVAVLVVGLFVQLDSARMLPYPKARVFRGIDYLRDPTAFFPHEWYTSDVYEQMEYSMLVRRQDWHAILDKAAKKAPMATASEAAVKLAQWKTGALSDEGMRQFMASYGKLDHPINICMKSDLFFHLGLVNASRRYAFEFKQLIANGNQSGRMLKRLAETELVSGHEQLARKYLYILYDATFYRQWAEDVLPLTRSVKLLDAHPLYGPLSHSFPEKDVMY; encoded by the coding sequence ATGAAAGATACGAAGAATAATGATAGAAGCCGATGGATGATGGCGGTTGGCTTCATGGCTGCCCTGTACATCTTCTGGCGATATGCCTATCCCTGCGAATTGGCTTATCATGAGCAGATGCAGCTCTTCTTATGGAATGGGGATTATCTGATGGATAGACTGACAGAACCAGGTGGCGTGGCTCGCTATCTGGCTGAGATGCTGGTGCAGTGCTATAACAATCTGCCGCTGGGCGCCTTGCTCCTAGCGCTACTCATGGGCGGCTTGCAACGGATCACCTGGCTCTTGATGAGAAGGATGGGCTGTAAGGACGGTATGAGATGTTATCTCCTGTCGTTTCTGCCGCCTATTGTGATGTGGGCGATCATGGGCGATAAGGATGTGATGACTACTGTGCCTATGGCTTTGCTGCTTACTGAGGCTATGTTGCTGCTGATGCCTAGTAACATCTTCTCGGCTTGGAGACCTGCCATTATTTATCTGCTGCTATTGCTCACTTTGGGCTATTGGCTAGTGGGACCGATGGCGATATGGGCAGCAATGTGCTTGGTGGCTTATGCCTTGTGCAGGCAGAAGGATAAGCAGAACTGGGCGATGGGCTTGGTGGCTGTGCTGGTGGTAGGCTTGTTTGTGCAGTTGGATAGTGCCAGAATGCTGCCTTATCCCAAGGCTCGTGTGTTTCGTGGCATTGATTATCTGCGCGATCCTACGGCGTTCTTCCCTCATGAGTGGTATACTTCTGATGTGTATGAGCAGATGGAGTATAGCATGTTGGTGCGCCGACAGGATTGGCATGCCATCTTGGACAAGGCAGCTAAGAAGGCTCCGATGGCTACGGCGAGCGAGGCGGCTGTGAAGTTGGCGCAATGGAAGACGGGGGCATTGAGTGATGAGGGGATGCGCCAGTTTATGGCTTCGTATGGCAAGCTGGATCACCCCATCAATATCTGCATGAAGAGTGACCTCTTCTTCCATCTTGGTTTGGTGAATGCTTCTCGCCGATATGCCTTCGAGTTTAAGCAGCTCATTGCCAATGGCAATCAGAGTGGCAGAATGCTGAAGCGTCTTGCCGAGACCGAACTGGTGAGTGGCCATGAGCAGTTGGCGCGCAAGTATCTCTACATCTTGTATGATGCCACCTTCTATCGCCAATGGGCGGAGGATGTGCTTCCTCTCACCCGCAGTGTCAAGCTTTTGGATGCTCATCCCCTCTATGGCCCGCTATCCCATAGCTTCCCAGAGAAGGACGTGATGTATTAG
- a CDS encoding TolB family protein, whose translation MKKIYYLLMGCLLLAGCSQKPHDITMVSQLPAIYPDYVGVTVPANIAPLNFCMEDEGYTAMSVQIKGSRKGAMETSGEDAEFDIEQWHQLLRDNRGGKLTIIVVAKKDGQWRQFKPFDIFVDKQRMKEWGVTYRMVAPGYELYGMQGLFQRCLSNFDEFAIYRTTEVPGSCVNCHTANATNPDEFTLHIRGEKGATLIRHQGKDDWMKSKNLEVGGPMVFPCWHPSGRFIAFSTNDTQQYFHSQAKKRIEYFDMSSDIFIYNPETHEAMVDARFATKENLENCPVFSPDGKWLYYITAPFRDPKQHFRESRYSLCRVGFDAKTGKLSEMVDTLISAVALGKSITWPRPSYDGRYLMFTTLDYGYFSIWHPEADLWLLDLKTGKAYALDAANSDDSDSFHNWSKSGGWYLFTSRREDGLYTRIYLASVDRQGHSTKPFLLPQRRPREDNLRRMYSYNTPDFTLRKVEIEDMPGHINNPKRMEWRAAK comes from the coding sequence ATGAAAAAGATATATTATTTGCTGATGGGCTGCCTGCTGCTGGCGGGTTGCTCGCAAAAGCCACATGACATAACGATGGTGAGCCAGTTGCCTGCCATCTATCCCGACTACGTGGGCGTTACTGTGCCCGCCAATATCGCTCCGCTCAACTTCTGCATGGAAGATGAGGGATATACGGCTATGTCGGTACAGATAAAGGGATCCAGGAAGGGAGCGATGGAGACATCGGGAGAGGATGCGGAGTTTGACATCGAACAATGGCATCAACTGCTACGTGATAATCGAGGCGGAAAACTGACCATTATTGTTGTCGCCAAGAAGGACGGACAGTGGAGACAATTCAAGCCTTTTGACATCTTCGTGGATAAGCAGAGGATGAAGGAGTGGGGCGTCACTTATCGCATGGTGGCTCCTGGCTATGAGCTCTATGGTATGCAGGGACTCTTCCAGCGTTGCCTCTCCAACTTTGATGAGTTTGCCATCTATCGCACCACCGAGGTGCCGGGCAGTTGTGTGAATTGTCATACCGCCAATGCCACCAATCCCGATGAGTTTACGCTGCATATCCGTGGCGAGAAGGGTGCTACCCTGATTCGCCATCAGGGCAAGGACGACTGGATGAAGTCGAAGAATCTGGAGGTGGGTGGTCCGATGGTGTTCCCTTGTTGGCATCCATCGGGCAGGTTTATCGCCTTCAGCACCAATGATACGCAGCAGTATTTTCATTCTCAGGCTAAGAAGCGCATCGAGTATTTCGATATGAGCTCTGACATCTTCATCTACAATCCCGAGACGCATGAGGCGATGGTGGATGCTCGCTTTGCCACCAAGGAGAATCTGGAGAACTGCCCTGTGTTTTCGCCAGACGGTAAGTGGCTCTATTATATCACCGCGCCTTTCAGAGATCCGAAGCAGCATTTCCGTGAGAGCCGATATAGCCTCTGCCGTGTGGGCTTCGATGCCAAGACGGGCAAGCTGAGCGAAATGGTGGATACGCTCATCAGTGCAGTGGCTTTGGGCAAGAGCATCACTTGGCCTCGTCCGTCATACGATGGCAGATATCTGATGTTTACCACGCTGGATTATGGCTACTTCTCTATCTGGCATCCGGAGGCTGACCTATGGCTGCTAGATTTGAAGACTGGCAAGGCTTATGCCCTGGACGCTGCCAACAGTGATGACTCTGACAGTTTCCACAACTGGAGCAAGAGTGGCGGATGGTATCTCTTTACCAGTAGGCGAGAGGACGGCCTGTATACTCGCATCTATCTGGCTAGCGTGGACAGGCAGGGCCATTCTACCAAGCCTTTCCTCCTTCCGCAACGCCGACCTAGGGAGGACAATCTGCGCCGCATGTATTCATATAATACGCCCGACTTCACGCTGCGCAAGGTGGAGATAGAGGATATGCCTGGGCATATCAACAATCCTAAACGCATGGAATGGCGGGCGGCTAAGTGA
- a CDS encoding Rpn family recombination-promoting nuclease/putative transposase — MVMKYLDPKADLTFKKIFGNHPKRLISLLNALLPLSDEEQIREIKYLPTELVPQLEGGKNTIVDVLCTDVRGRKFCVEMQMEWSDAFQQRVLFNASKLYVSQAKKGGKYSELQPVYSLNLINDIFAHDTPDFIHNYRIVHDKDSNKVIEGLHFTFIELPKFTPHSIADKRMMVLWLRFLTEINSNTKDIPADLLNDPEIGKAVEELEISGFSDAELRAYDKFWDSVSVERTLIDDSYQKGKEKGKQEGLAEGMEKGMEKGMEKGRAEGKHEANTEIAQRLLAMGLPAEQVSKATQLPLEIIKNLSNS; from the coding sequence ATGGTTATGAAGTACTTAGACCCCAAGGCAGACCTTACGTTCAAGAAGATATTCGGCAATCATCCTAAAAGACTGATCAGTCTTCTGAACGCCCTCCTGCCACTCAGCGACGAGGAGCAGATACGCGAAATCAAGTATCTGCCTACAGAACTTGTGCCCCAGCTCGAAGGGGGCAAGAACACCATAGTGGATGTACTCTGCACGGATGTCAGAGGCAGGAAGTTCTGCGTGGAAATGCAGATGGAATGGTCTGACGCATTCCAGCAGCGAGTACTGTTCAATGCATCCAAGCTCTATGTGAGTCAGGCAAAAAAGGGAGGCAAATACAGCGAACTGCAACCAGTGTATTCTCTCAACCTGATAAATGATATCTTTGCGCATGATACTCCGGATTTCATCCACAACTACCGCATCGTGCACGATAAGGACAGCAATAAGGTCATTGAGGGCTTGCATTTCACCTTCATAGAACTCCCTAAGTTCACTCCTCATTCCATTGCCGACAAGCGCATGATGGTATTGTGGCTCCGTTTCCTCACGGAAATCAATTCCAATACGAAGGATATTCCTGCCGACCTGCTCAATGACCCGGAGATTGGAAAAGCCGTAGAGGAACTGGAGATTTCCGGTTTCTCGGATGCCGAGCTCAGAGCCTACGACAAGTTTTGGGATTCCGTAAGCGTTGAAAGAACCCTCATAGATGACAGCTACCAGAAAGGTAAGGAAAAAGGTAAGCAAGAAGGTCTTGCGGAAGGTATGGAGAAAGGTATGGAAAAAGGTATGGAGAAAGGTAGAGCAGAAGGCAAGCATGAGGCCAACACAGAAATAGCACAACGATTGCTGGCAATGGGACTTCCTGCCGAACAGGTTTCCAAAGCTACCCAGCTACCTTTGGAAATCATTAAGAATCTGAGCAATTCATAA
- a CDS encoding alpha/beta hydrolase family esterase codes for MRRFTMLASLLMVLCLQMAAQTWEDVKVGTSTRKTLTYVPKNVEKSPALVISLHGMNQDPEYQQNQTQWNALADTEGFIVTYPLGNNRMWDTHGTSDVEFVDAVIQEMINQHHVDKNRIYLSGFSMGSWLGYHCLETLGYQIAAFGPVSGVDIGKQPRANRMVPIMHIHGTADDVFKYTGDPNHMAGGYPSIEEYVKKWAAYEGCDASNPQVIRPYPAGSTGPKATRTIYNNVNEGVEVNLIAIDGKGHWHSNEPNGVNSTQELWNFFKRHQLNQSSVPVEKRNYFIRYESTVGKNLWDSQAVYTLPKALEKDAKYTLTMKMRTSADCAELGFWPIWNASANRNQWGGSADVQYLAAYHVEAGDWKTLTWDFTANFTLDTFQFVFGTYGGTLDIDDMVLVKEGTSENLIANADFSARNIKGWSANPNGPNYSLASEAYASTGIEKPAVATMMKSADKAYYTLQGVKVIRPTKGIYIHGSKKIVIK; via the coding sequence ATGAGACGTTTTACAATGCTCGCATCTCTCCTCATGGTTCTGTGTCTACAAATGGCGGCACAGACCTGGGAAGATGTAAAAGTGGGGACTTCTACTCGCAAGACCCTCACTTATGTACCAAAGAATGTAGAGAAATCACCGGCTCTGGTGATTTCTCTGCATGGTATGAACCAGGACCCTGAGTATCAGCAGAATCAGACGCAATGGAATGCGCTGGCTGATACCGAGGGTTTTATTGTTACTTATCCGCTGGGTAATAACAGAATGTGGGACACTCACGGTACTTCTGATGTGGAGTTTGTGGATGCTGTCATCCAAGAAATGATAAACCAGCACCATGTGGACAAGAACCGCATCTATCTCTCGGGTTTCTCTATGGGTAGCTGGCTGGGTTATCATTGCCTGGAAACGCTTGGCTATCAGATTGCCGCCTTCGGACCTGTGAGCGGTGTGGATATCGGTAAGCAGCCTAGAGCTAACCGCATGGTGCCTATCATGCATATTCACGGAACCGCTGATGATGTGTTCAAATATACGGGCGATCCTAATCACATGGCTGGCGGTTATCCTAGCATTGAGGAATATGTAAAGAAGTGGGCTGCCTACGAAGGTTGCGATGCAAGCAATCCGCAGGTAATCCGTCCTTATCCTGCCGGCAGCACAGGTCCCAAAGCTACACGTACTATATATAATAATGTGAACGAAGGAGTAGAGGTGAACCTGATTGCCATCGATGGCAAGGGACATTGGCATTCTAATGAACCTAACGGGGTAAATTCTACCCAGGAACTGTGGAACTTCTTCAAGCGTCATCAGTTGAACCAGTCTTCGGTGCCTGTGGAAAAGCGCAACTATTTCATCCGTTACGAGAGTACTGTGGGCAAGAACCTCTGGGACAGTCAGGCTGTCTACACCTTGCCAAAGGCTTTGGAGAAGGATGCCAAGTATACGCTGACCATGAAGATGAGAACTTCAGCAGATTGCGCTGAATTGGGATTCTGGCCTATCTGGAATGCAAGTGCCAACAGGAACCAGTGGGGTGGAAGCGCTGATGTGCAGTATCTGGCAGCCTATCATGTAGAGGCTGGCGACTGGAAGACGCTGACCTGGGATTTCACAGCCAACTTCACCTTGGATACCTTCCAGTTTGTATTTGGCACATACGGTGGTACACTCGATATTGACGATATGGTGTTGGTGAAGGAAGGAACATCAGAGAATCTGATAGCTAACGCCGATTTCTCAGCCCGCAATATTAAGGGCTGGAGCGCCAACCCGAATGGTCCAAACTATTCTCTTGCCAGCGAAGCCTATGCTTCAACAGGCATCGAGAAGCCAGCTGTGGCAACCATGATGAAATCTGCGGATAAGGCATACTACACTCTTCAAGGTGTGAAGGTTATTCGTCCTACCAAGGGTATTTATATTCATGGTAGTAAGAAAATCGTGATTAAATAA
- a CDS encoding transposase, with protein sequence MAQSLSKIYIHLIFHIKSTSPQIRENDLERLHCYIGKLVKTAGCTEIKAGGIGDHVHVLFILSKDVTISEIVEEIKRNSSRWIKDLDPGYYHFFAWQGGYAAYSISQSVVDKTLQYIDNQKEHHSKHSFAEEYRAFLELYNVEYNEKFVFRD encoded by the coding sequence ATGGCGCAATCCTTATCAAAAATTTACATCCATTTGATTTTCCACATCAAATCAACGAGCCCCCAAATCCGTGAAAATGATTTGGAACGACTCCATTGTTATATCGGCAAACTTGTAAAGACAGCGGGATGTACCGAGATAAAGGCTGGTGGTATAGGCGATCATGTTCATGTATTGTTCATATTATCAAAAGATGTCACGATTTCCGAAATAGTTGAGGAAATCAAGCGAAACAGCAGTAGATGGATAAAGGACCTTGATCCGGGTTATTATCATTTTTTCGCATGGCAGGGTGGTTATGCCGCATATTCCATCAGTCAATCCGTTGTGGACAAAACATTGCAATATATTGACAATCAGAAAGAGCATCACAGCAAGCATTCGTTTGCAGAGGAATATAGAGCATTCTTGGAATTATATAATGTGGAATATAATGAAAAATTCGTGTTCCGGGATTAA